In one window of Candidatus Avedoeria danica DNA:
- a CDS encoding VWA domain-containing protein, whose protein sequence is MNRTLLRPVHRRLVIAAAAAVGIGLAARAAAQDPGAVYALQYAGTVGEPGVPWYRSAAQLSGPAGLGARGDDLWVADGIGRRAVKFSSGGRYLAEIGRAGDVAGLNDEPPVGEIVDADTWFRPTQPPTATPTGGVPTPTPRRPGRPLDGFDATRPVDNGASSATNDGATAPGSVSPAEPNPVLAFAPDAPFGSDAQPAPADLAQATPPPGEEIVWLVDRAMHDVIVVDRVNGYRQVLGTPGEAGTDDDHLSSPGGVAVDADGNAFVADTANHRIQVYGLGFGVLATLGETGTPGADGAHFNRPGRLSFGTDGLLYVADAGNHRVVALDVTDLFDVKLVRSYGSGRGAAVGQLDGPTGVAADNQFVYVADGTNCRVSVFRRLERTHWEDIGTPGACGTDASPMRRITDVAVDGTGNLYVSDPDRHVVWRRTAITPRIFGVVFGSIDVPYLTDDAHFNGPEGVAVAADGMRYVVEGAGQRILKLGADDAARWTTGEPGVSGADGTHLDDPADVAITAAGNAAVVERGGMRVRIFAAADGAQVGTIGGPGTGQGQFDRPEGIGAAADGRLAVADTGNARVQIFDAGGNVVMTLRGLSGVDYAAPTDAAFDSAGRVYVADAVRQFVAVYDAAYNLIRVLGQTNTAGDAFDRFDAPRRLAIGPGDVLFVADTGNERVQVFDKAGAYLTTIGGVGGSGNGAFRTPLGLAVDAAGGLIVADRDNHRLQRFTPAVEPWTAGSVNGFGARDVAGVSALADYNGALVAGTSDDGGAAIWRRQAGATAWSKVADGGLGDAGNRAVTDLAIFGDKLWAGTLNARIDVPGTFGQPDVWASDGGELWSSADGSQWSRAVAGGLGDKTNAGVSAVFAFNGQLYAGTSGLMGDTDIDGDFAPDPTGGGLIYRSATGAAGSWTRVLARVATTPRYGITAMAAMSGTLYASSCGWERADGAGSGIDVVRSANGQSWASAGTFAVEGSRRGCVGALAPYDNYLYAAVGGDDRLEGVGTAIEIWRCALCDGTDWEQVASGGIADPGNAGRVSFAAFDPPPFHFLYVAVGNAEGTQVWRAPDGLRWEPVALDGFGDPNNADVYGARSLAVWSDRLFVGTVNTAHGGELWSTAGGRPSTIPTPPGPGAGATPTPRPRVDPPTGRARYAFVEQWPIPQAVPQDVMGGVIDVEVADDATVYLLDRTNNRVMRMDAKGKWLAAFGNLGRGPERLGQAGAMAVDSGLGRVYVSDQASDRLLLYGLDGTFMDAWPNIHAVGIVPLPDGTLWVADRLAGAIRHLASDGAEIERFLTFGDREDDQFRTMADIALDPADGTLYVGDLNGQRLRLFRDDGTGWRRVKTVNFATRMYGGLGCSSLRMITLGPGRILVNRCLFVDDDYNRSVPGNLTGSDLYGITLRAANLSAGLFYAVAVYDTDRLDAFNETWPAVVRFTDNGYDIVDRFWRGRNPLGAAAEGLINGPVRLSTMPNGNLSLTDAVALQERAPNGTVVDTLGFQSSPGDAERFALQPDLSIAQGTDHHVMGFGAYQRVRRNYDGTFRVISQRPIVAYGKAVTKRYCSAFQTPRCQVYPYFEKQWETTLPTELEGAAAVAHEPTLDQFVLLARVHTAPWTRGIEQIEYRLYAYKLGFRGRKEIVELPGEDIDVIWADVDAGPDGRIYVLDTLNDRVKVLGADLKDIAMVATPKDSWRVAGGPNGEIYVMTVYGHVVRMAADGAILSRFEGMPHQGVSPVSQVDLTVDGDGWVYTVDNLANQVTVFAPEPGTEDEVLQGGTCNLLGDKYAAPTDVLLGDKLKVFLTILGSCGFQEQPADIVLAINTFGGTLGDDPGRTLANSVRSARQIAALTDLDRHRLGVVSYSKSGVVEQSLTNDSYKVVRGLRNPRADNGVPSRNYAGLKTASDLFDAQSATRRRVIVLVSPEPPATTNPNLPPTDDPAAVALADSLRAAGVLVITVNESSPVASGDLFDDIQVLPRAMGAGRPVHRRMLERYRPAYLVKSGALVDKLPANMVYVPDSADPPATWDAAARTLTWNLLNLPISTSLFSFEVRPSEEGEWPTNIEARADVTADGWDHKNEVRYPIPRVRVYGEPPPTKTPTPTRTLTPEPTATPRPTGVPVPIYLPILLKMQPCKPETKSVDIALVIDTSGSMSETTSPGGPTKLQAATDAARTFLGQLVAGRDQATLVQFNNAARVVVPLSDGGAPAIAGLALLTQDNGTRIDLGLDAAAGALSVPERKASNTPVIILLTDGEPTGATPDEVRVAAVRAKGAGMLVYTIGLGTSIDVALMRDVATKPEWFYSAPDTADLAAIYGQIAFEIPCKLEWP, encoded by the coding sequence ATGAACCGCACCCTGCTGCGCCCGGTCCACCGCCGTCTCGTCATCGCCGCCGCCGCAGCCGTCGGCATCGGTCTGGCCGCCCGCGCCGCGGCGCAGGACCCGGGCGCCGTGTACGCGCTGCAGTACGCCGGCACGGTCGGCGAGCCCGGCGTGCCGTGGTATCGGAGCGCGGCCCAGCTGTCCGGCCCGGCCGGCCTGGGCGCGCGCGGCGACGACCTCTGGGTGGCGGACGGCATCGGTCGCCGGGCCGTGAAGTTCTCGTCCGGCGGCCGCTACCTGGCCGAGATCGGCCGCGCCGGCGATGTCGCCGGCCTGAACGACGAGCCGCCGGTCGGCGAGATCGTGGACGCCGACACGTGGTTCCGCCCGACGCAGCCGCCGACCGCAACGCCGACGGGCGGCGTCCCGACGCCGACCCCGCGCCGCCCCGGCCGGCCGCTCGACGGCTTCGATGCGACTCGACCTGTCGACAACGGTGCGTCGTCCGCGACGAACGACGGTGCGACCGCGCCCGGCTCCGTCAGCCCAGCCGAACCGAATCCCGTCCTCGCGTTCGCGCCCGACGCACCGTTCGGCTCCGACGCCCAACCCGCCCCCGCCGACCTCGCGCAAGCCACGCCGCCCCCCGGCGAGGAGATCGTCTGGCTCGTCGACCGCGCCATGCACGACGTGATCGTCGTCGACCGCGTGAACGGCTATCGCCAGGTGCTCGGCACGCCGGGCGAGGCCGGCACGGATGACGACCACCTGAGCAGCCCCGGCGGCGTCGCGGTCGACGCGGACGGCAACGCGTTCGTGGCCGACACGGCGAACCACCGGATCCAGGTGTACGGCCTCGGTTTCGGCGTCCTTGCCACGCTCGGCGAGACCGGCACGCCAGGCGCCGACGGCGCGCACTTCAACCGGCCCGGACGGCTGTCGTTCGGCACCGACGGCCTGCTGTACGTGGCCGACGCCGGCAACCATCGAGTGGTGGCGCTGGATGTGACGGACCTGTTCGACGTGAAGCTCGTCCGCAGCTACGGCAGCGGCCGCGGCGCCGCGGTGGGGCAGCTCGACGGCCCGACGGGCGTGGCCGCCGACAACCAGTTCGTGTACGTCGCGGACGGCACGAACTGCCGCGTCAGCGTCTTCCGGCGCCTCGAGCGGACGCACTGGGAGGACATCGGCACGCCCGGCGCATGCGGCACGGACGCGTCGCCGATGCGGCGGATCACGGATGTGGCCGTCGACGGCACGGGCAACCTCTACGTCTCCGACCCCGACCGCCACGTCGTCTGGCGCCGCACGGCGATCACGCCGCGGATCTTCGGCGTGGTCTTCGGCTCGATCGATGTGCCCTACCTGACGGACGACGCCCACTTCAATGGCCCCGAGGGCGTGGCCGTCGCCGCCGACGGGATGCGCTACGTCGTCGAGGGCGCCGGCCAGCGGATCCTCAAGCTCGGCGCGGACGATGCCGCGCGCTGGACGACCGGCGAACCCGGCGTGTCCGGCGCGGACGGGACGCACCTGGATGACCCCGCCGACGTCGCGATCACGGCCGCCGGCAACGCGGCCGTCGTCGAGCGCGGCGGGATGCGGGTGCGGATCTTCGCCGCCGCCGACGGCGCCCAGGTCGGCACGATCGGTGGCCCGGGAACGGGCCAGGGGCAGTTCGATCGGCCCGAGGGCATCGGCGCCGCGGCGGATGGACGCTTGGCGGTGGCCGACACCGGCAACGCCCGCGTCCAGATCTTCGACGCCGGCGGCAACGTCGTCATGACGCTGCGCGGCCTCAGCGGCGTGGACTACGCCGCGCCGACGGATGCCGCGTTCGACAGCGCGGGCCGGGTGTACGTCGCCGATGCGGTGCGCCAGTTCGTCGCGGTGTACGACGCGGCCTACAACCTGATCCGCGTTCTCGGCCAGACGAACACGGCCGGCGATGCGTTCGACCGCTTCGACGCCCCGCGCCGCCTGGCCATCGGGCCGGGCGACGTCCTGTTCGTGGCGGACACCGGCAACGAGCGCGTCCAGGTCTTCGACAAGGCCGGCGCATACCTGACGACGATCGGCGGCGTCGGCGGCAGCGGCAACGGCGCCTTCCGCACCCCGCTCGGCCTGGCGGTCGACGCCGCGGGCGGCCTGATCGTCGCCGACCGCGACAACCACCGCCTGCAGCGATTCACGCCCGCCGTCGAGCCGTGGACGGCCGGCAGCGTGAACGGCTTCGGGGCGCGCGACGTGGCGGGCGTCAGCGCGCTGGCGGACTACAATGGTGCGCTCGTCGCCGGGACGTCGGACGACGGCGGCGCCGCGATCTGGCGCCGGCAGGCGGGGGCGACGGCATGGAGCAAGGTCGCGGACGGCGGCCTGGGCGACGCGGGCAACCGCGCCGTGACGGATCTGGCGATCTTTGGCGACAAGCTCTGGGCCGGCACGCTGAACGCGCGCATCGATGTGCCCGGCACCTTCGGCCAGCCGGACGTCTGGGCGAGCGACGGCGGTGAGCTCTGGTCGAGCGCGGACGGCAGCCAGTGGTCGCGGGCCGTCGCGGGCGGGCTGGGCGACAAGACGAACGCCGGCGTGAGCGCGGTGTTCGCGTTCAACGGTCAGCTGTACGCCGGCACGAGCGGCTTGATGGGCGATACCGACATCGACGGCGACTTCGCGCCCGACCCGACGGGCGGCGGGCTGATCTACCGCTCGGCCACCGGGGCGGCCGGCAGCTGGACGCGCGTTCTCGCGCGCGTCGCCACCACGCCGCGCTACGGGATCACCGCGATGGCGGCGATGAGCGGCACGCTCTACGCCTCCAGCTGCGGCTGGGAGCGAGCGGACGGGGCGGGCTCGGGCATCGACGTCGTCCGGAGCGCCAACGGGCAGAGCTGGGCCTCCGCCGGCACGTTCGCCGTCGAGGGGTCGCGGCGCGGCTGCGTCGGCGCGCTGGCGCCGTACGACAACTATCTCTATGCCGCGGTCGGTGGCGACGACCGTCTGGAGGGCGTCGGCACGGCGATCGAGATCTGGCGCTGCGCGCTGTGCGACGGCACGGACTGGGAGCAGGTGGCGTCCGGCGGCATCGCCGATCCGGGCAACGCGGGCCGTGTCTCGTTCGCCGCGTTCGATCCGCCGCCGTTCCACTTCCTCTACGTCGCCGTCGGCAATGCCGAGGGCACGCAGGTCTGGCGCGCACCCGACGGCCTGCGCTGGGAGCCCGTGGCGCTCGACGGCTTCGGTGACCCGAACAACGCCGACGTGTACGGCGCGCGCAGCCTGGCCGTCTGGTCCGATCGCCTCTTCGTCGGCACGGTGAACACGGCGCACGGCGGCGAGCTCTGGTCGACGGCCGGCGGGCGGCCGAGCACGATCCCGACGCCGCCCGGACCGGGCGCCGGCGCCACGCCTACGCCCCGCCCGCGCGTCGACCCGCCGACGGGCCGGGCGCGCTACGCCTTCGTCGAACAGTGGCCGATCCCGCAGGCGGTGCCGCAGGACGTGATGGGCGGCGTGATCGACGTCGAGGTGGCGGACGACGCGACCGTCTATCTCCTGGACCGCACGAACAACCGCGTCATGCGGATGGATGCCAAGGGCAAGTGGCTGGCCGCGTTCGGCAACCTCGGCCGCGGGCCGGAGCGCCTCGGGCAGGCCGGGGCGATGGCCGTCGACAGCGGTCTCGGCCGTGTCTACGTCTCCGACCAGGCCAGCGACCGGCTGCTCCTCTATGGCCTGGACGGGACGTTCATGGACGCCTGGCCGAACATCCACGCGGTCGGTATCGTCCCGCTGCCCGACGGCACGCTATGGGTGGCCGACCGCCTGGCAGGCGCGATCCGCCACCTGGCGTCCGACGGCGCCGAGATCGAGCGCTTCCTGACGTTCGGCGACCGCGAGGACGACCAGTTCCGGACGATGGCCGACATCGCGCTCGATCCGGCGGACGGGACCCTGTACGTCGGGGACCTGAACGGACAGCGGCTGCGGCTGTTCCGGGACGACGGGACGGGCTGGCGGCGCGTGAAGACGGTGAACTTCGCCACGCGGATGTACGGCGGCCTCGGGTGCTCGAGCCTGCGGATGATCACGCTCGGGCCGGGCCGGATTCTCGTCAACCGCTGCCTGTTCGTGGATGACGACTACAACCGCTCCGTGCCCGGCAACCTGACCGGCTCCGACCTGTACGGCATCACGTTGCGGGCCGCGAACCTGTCGGCGGGGCTCTTCTACGCCGTGGCCGTCTACGACACGGACCGCCTGGACGCGTTCAACGAGACCTGGCCGGCCGTGGTCCGCTTCACGGACAACGGATATGACATCGTCGACCGCTTCTGGCGCGGCCGCAACCCGCTCGGCGCGGCGGCCGAGGGGCTGATCAACGGCCCGGTGCGCCTGAGCACGATGCCGAACGGCAACCTGTCGCTCACGGACGCGGTTGCGCTCCAGGAGCGCGCCCCGAACGGCACCGTCGTCGACACGCTCGGCTTCCAGAGCTCGCCGGGCGATGCCGAGCGGTTCGCCCTCCAGCCGGACCTCTCGATCGCCCAGGGAACGGACCACCACGTGATGGGCTTCGGCGCCTACCAGCGCGTCCGCCGGAACTACGACGGCACGTTCCGCGTGATCAGCCAGCGCCCGATCGTCGCCTACGGCAAGGCGGTTACGAAGCGCTATTGCAGCGCCTTCCAGACGCCGCGCTGCCAGGTCTATCCCTACTTCGAAAAGCAGTGGGAGACGACATTGCCGACCGAGCTCGAGGGCGCGGCGGCCGTGGCGCACGAGCCGACGCTGGATCAGTTCGTGTTGCTGGCGCGCGTCCACACCGCGCCCTGGACGCGCGGCATCGAGCAGATCGAGTACCGCCTGTATGCCTACAAGCTCGGCTTCCGCGGCCGCAAGGAGATCGTGGAGCTGCCGGGCGAGGACATCGACGTGATCTGGGCGGATGTCGATGCCGGCCCGGACGGTCGGATCTACGTCCTTGACACCCTGAACGACCGCGTGAAGGTGCTCGGCGCGGACCTCAAGGACATCGCGATGGTCGCGACGCCCAAGGACAGCTGGCGCGTGGCCGGCGGGCCGAACGGCGAGATCTACGTGATGACGGTGTACGGCCATGTCGTCCGGATGGCCGCCGACGGCGCGATTCTCAGCCGCTTCGAGGGCATGCCGCACCAGGGCGTCTCGCCGGTGTCGCAGGTCGACCTGACGGTCGACGGGGATGGCTGGGTCTACACCGTCGACAACCTGGCGAACCAGGTGACGGTCTTCGCGCCCGAGCCCGGCACGGAGGACGAGGTGCTGCAGGGCGGCACGTGCAACCTGCTGGGCGACAAGTACGCCGCGCCGACGGACGTGCTCCTGGGGGACAAGCTGAAGGTCTTCCTGACGATCCTCGGCAGCTGCGGCTTCCAGGAGCAGCCGGCGGACATCGTGCTGGCGATCAACACGTTCGGCGGCACGCTGGGCGACGATCCCGGGCGGACGCTGGCGAACAGCGTCCGCTCCGCCCGCCAGATCGCGGCGCTGACGGACCTCGACCGCCACCGCCTCGGCGTCGTGAGCTATTCCAAGAGCGGTGTCGTGGAGCAGTCGCTGACGAACGACAGCTACAAGGTCGTGCGCGGCCTGCGCAACCCGCGCGCCGACAACGGAGTGCCGTCGCGCAACTACGCCGGCCTGAAGACGGCCAGTGACCTCTTCGACGCCCAGAGCGCGACACGCCGGCGCGTGATCGTCCTCGTGTCCCCCGAACCGCCCGCGACGACGAACCCGAACCTGCCGCCCACGGATGATCCTGCCGCGGTCGCCCTGGCCGACAGTCTGCGCGCGGCGGGCGTGTTGGTCATCACGGTCAACGAATCCAGCCCGGTGGCGTCCGGCGACCTCTTCGACGACATCCAGGTCCTGCCGCGCGCCATGGGCGCCGGCCGGCCGGTCCACCGCCGGATGCTGGAACGCTACCGGCCGGCGTACCTCGTGAAGTCCGGCGCGCTCGTCGACAAGCTGCCGGCCAACATGGTCTACGTGCCGGACAGCGCCGACCCCCCCGCCACGTGGGACGCCGCGGCCCGCACGCTCACGTGGAACCTGCTGAACCTTCCGATCTCGACCTCACTGTTCAGCTTCGAGGTCCGCCCGAGCGAAGAGGGCGAGTGGCCGACGAACATCGAGGCCCGGGCCGACGTCACTGCGGACGGCTGGGACCACAAGAACGAGGTCCGCTACCCGATCCCGCGCGTCCGCGTCTACGGCGAGCCGCCGCCCACGAAGACCCCGACGCCGACCCGGACGCTGACGCCCGAACCCACGGCCACGCCGCGCCCGACCGGCGTGCCCGTGCCGATCTACCTGCCGATCCTGCTGAAGATGCAGCCGTGCAAGCCCGAGACGAAGTCCGTCGACATCGCGCTCGTCATCGACACGTCGGGCTCGATGAGCGAGACGACGTCGCCGGGCGGGCCGACGAAGCTCCAGGCGGCCACGGACGCGGCGCGCACGTTCCTCGGCCAGCTCGTGGCGGGGCGTGATCAGGCGACGCTGGTGCAGTTCAACAACGCGGCCCGCGTCGTCGTGCCGCTGTCCGACGGCGGTGCGCCGGCGATCGCCGGGCTGGCGCTGCTGACCCAGGACAACGGCACGCGGATCGACCTCGGGTTGGATGCGGCCGCAGGCGCGCTGTCCGTGCCCGAGCGCAAGGCGTCCAACACCCCGGTGATCATCCTTCTCACGGACGGCGAGCCCACCGGCGCGACGCCCGACGAGGTGCGCGTGGCGGCCGTGCGGGCCAAGGGCGCCGGGATGCTCGTCTACACGATCGGCCTCGGCACGTCGATCGACGTGGCGCTGATGCGCGACGTGGCGACGAAGCCGGAGTGGTTCTACAGCGCGCCGGATACGGCGGATCTGGCGGCGATTTATGGGCAGATTGCGTTTGAGATCCCGTGTAAGTTGGAGTGGCCGTAG
- a CDS encoding type II toxin-antitoxin system Phd/YefM family antitoxin has translation MNYVGVRELKNDASEVIRAVREDHAEYVVTYRGRPVAVIRPVDASLDGLDVERSNRRKPLDPAFWERWDLLAARIGASIRTDMTAAEMVAEQRRVL, from the coding sequence ATGAACTACGTCGGCGTGCGCGAACTGAAGAACGACGCGTCCGAAGTGATCCGCGCCGTGCGGGAGGATCACGCGGAGTACGTGGTCACCTACCGCGGGCGGCCGGTGGCCGTCATCCGGCCGGTGGACGCATCGCTGGACGGGCTGGACGTTGAGCGGTCGAACAGACGCAAGCCATTGGATCCGGCGTTCTGGGAGCGTTGGGATCTCCTGGCTGCCAGGATCGGTGCCAGCATTCGCACCGACATGACAGCCGCCGAAATGGTCGCTGAACAGCGACGCGTCCTGTGA
- a CDS encoding type II toxin-antitoxin system VapC family toxin codes for MNTSFVIDASVFIAAARAGEAFHADARSLLEILVENGASLYVPAIILPEMAAALARQEADPLDIVQQLGAVGDWPGANLVPVDEPLAKLSARLAADQRLRGCDAIYVALAHMVGADLISLDNEQRSRAPRSVPTLTPAEALERLAARP; via the coding sequence GTGAACACGTCGTTCGTCATCGACGCGAGCGTCTTCATCGCCGCAGCGCGCGCCGGCGAGGCGTTCCATGCGGACGCCCGATCGCTGCTCGAGATCCTCGTCGAAAACGGGGCCAGCCTGTACGTTCCGGCGATCATCCTGCCCGAGATGGCCGCCGCCCTTGCGCGTCAGGAAGCTGACCCCCTGGACATCGTTCAGCAACTGGGTGCCGTCGGCGACTGGCCTGGCGCCAATCTCGTTCCGGTCGACGAGCCGTTGGCGAAGCTATCCGCTCGCCTGGCCGCCGACCAGCGCCTGCGCGGCTGCGACGCGATCTACGTCGCGCTGGCGCACATGGTCGGCGCCGACCTCATCTCCCTAGACAACGAACAGCGCAGTCGCGCGCCACGGTCCGTCCCCACCCTCACGCCCGCTGAAGCGTTGGAACGACTTGCCGCGCGCCCTTGA